The following coding sequences lie in one Arachis hypogaea cultivar Tifrunner chromosome 4, arahy.Tifrunner.gnm2.J5K5, whole genome shotgun sequence genomic window:
- the LOC140184247 gene encoding uncharacterized protein: protein MADFLVEVTGDPTEETGTRWRLHADGTSNQTSGGTGIILESLAGVIYEQSIKFEFPILNNQAEYEALLGGLALTKEVGATRLEIYSDSQVVTLQVNGSYQARDSLLQKYLEKVKELSKAFE, encoded by the coding sequence ATGGCAGACTTCTTGGTAGAAGTGACGGGGGATCCAACCGAAGAgacgggcacacggtggaggctccatGCTGATGGGACCTCTAACCAAACGTCCGGGGGTACCGGGATCATCCTCGAGAGCCTGGCTGGAGTCATATACGAGCAGTCGATCAAGTTCGAGTTCCCCATTttgaacaaccaagcagaatacgaagccctccTGGGAGGCTTAGCCTTGACAAAGGAAGTCGGAGCGACAAGACTGGAGATATACAGCGATTCACAGGTCGTCACCTTGCAAGTaaacggaagctaccaagccagagactcGCTATTACAAAAGTATTTAGAAAAAGTCAAGGAATTGAGCAAGGCATTCGAATAG